One part of the Rhizobium rhizogenes genome encodes these proteins:
- a CDS encoding M20 aminoacylase family protein yields the protein MNIRIDGARPQDDAERGILAFIEESIAIRHDLHRHPELSLKEKRTSALIARYLLSFGYEVTEGVGGHGVVATLKRGHGEKRLGIRADIDALPIIEETGLAYASQTQGVMHACGHDGHTTILLAAARYLAETSNFSGTLTLIFQPAEEIGAGARAMIKDRLFERFPVDAVFGLHNWPGVDTGHFGFVEGPAMASVDKAKVRIVGKGGHGAAPHETVDPVLASASFVTALQSIVSRNVDPREMAVLTVGSIHGGTASNVIPESVELQITARAFSPAVRDRLEERLPALAKAQAESFGAKAEVAYSRGFPPVINHTPQTAFARDVAKRHFAAGQIAEAFQPRTASEDFAFMLQERPGSYLFVGNGESAPLHSPHYDFNDAIIAPAARFWVRLAEAYLS from the coding sequence ATGAATATCCGCATTGACGGCGCGCGTCCTCAGGACGACGCCGAACGGGGAATCCTTGCCTTTATCGAGGAGAGCATCGCCATCCGGCATGATCTCCACCGGCATCCCGAGCTTTCGCTCAAGGAAAAACGCACGTCGGCGCTCATTGCCCGTTATCTGCTGTCGTTCGGATACGAGGTGACGGAAGGTGTCGGCGGCCACGGCGTTGTTGCGACATTGAAACGCGGTCATGGTGAAAAACGTCTCGGAATCCGCGCCGATATCGACGCCCTGCCGATTATCGAGGAAACCGGCCTTGCCTATGCCAGCCAGACGCAGGGTGTCATGCATGCCTGCGGTCATGATGGTCATACGACGATCCTGCTCGCCGCCGCCCGCTATCTTGCGGAAACATCGAATTTTTCCGGCACGCTGACGCTGATCTTCCAGCCGGCCGAGGAGATCGGCGCGGGTGCGAGGGCAATGATAAAGGACCGGCTGTTCGAGCGGTTTCCCGTCGATGCCGTCTTCGGACTGCATAATTGGCCGGGTGTCGACACCGGACATTTCGGCTTCGTCGAAGGCCCCGCCATGGCCTCCGTCGACAAGGCGAAAGTGCGGATTGTCGGCAAGGGCGGGCATGGCGCCGCGCCGCATGAGACAGTCGATCCGGTTCTCGCCTCGGCCAGTTTCGTCACCGCCCTGCAGAGCATCGTTTCGCGCAATGTCGATCCGCGCGAGATGGCGGTGCTGACGGTCGGTTCCATTCATGGCGGAACCGCCTCCAACGTCATTCCCGAGAGCGTCGAGCTTCAGATCACCGCCCGGGCTTTTTCGCCCGCCGTGCGTGACAGGCTGGAGGAGCGGCTTCCGGCGCTGGCCAAAGCGCAGGCCGAAAGCTTCGGCGCGAAAGCAGAGGTCGCCTATTCCCGTGGTTTCCCGCCGGTCATCAATCACACCCCTCAGACGGCGTTCGCCCGCGATGTCGCCAAACGGCATTTCGCCGCCGGGCAGATCGCCGAAGCGTTCCAGCCGCGCACGGCGAGCGAGGATTTCGCCTTCATGCTGCAGGAGCGGCCCGGCTCCTATCTGTTCGTCGGCAATGGCGAAAGCGCACCGCTGCACAGCCCTCACTACGATTTCAACGACGCGATCATCGCGCCGGCAGCACGCTTCTGGGTGCGGCTGGCGGAAGCCTATCTCTCCTGA
- a CDS encoding amino acid ABC transporter permease/ATP-binding protein has protein sequence MTIASDFPHVAVSEQKDEPARHGYAHFRVVPARYPLRTAGTVLAVLIIAAILHSVFGNPRWGWNVFAEWFFAEPVLVGLGRTLLLTVLGAFLGFVLGTVLALARVSGSPLLVAISWTYIWIFRSIPLIVLLLILNNLGYLYETVTIGVPYTGINFFSWNTTQLMTPFAAAVLGLTLHAAAFSSEIVRGGILSVEQGQLEAAASLGLPRRRQFSRIVLPQAMRTILPNGFNEIILLAKGTSQVYILALPELFYTIQIIYRRNLEVIPLLMVATVWYLVILTALSIVQHHIERHFSRGALRNPPPSLFATLYRTFLPRKPLPEAVETPAPAIERPERPAAARTGSFQLGNRGGSVNIHGVSKSFGTLKVLDDVTLSIPAGSVTTILGQSGSGKSTLLRSINHLERVDDGFIAIDGELVGYRQKGDTLYELKEKDILKRRVEVGMVFQSFNLFPHLTALENIAEAPVVVRGISKEQAEAEARDLLARVGLAEKAGAYPRQLSGGQQQRVAIARALALRPKVLLFDEPTSALDPELVNEVLDVIKELSRSGVTLIIVTHEIGFAREVSDRVVFMEQGRILETGTPEKVFNKPDHPRTAEFLAKVL, from the coding sequence ATGACAATAGCCTCCGATTTTCCGCATGTTGCGGTGAGCGAACAGAAGGATGAGCCGGCCAGGCACGGCTATGCGCATTTTCGCGTCGTCCCCGCCCGTTATCCGTTGCGCACGGCGGGCACCGTGCTTGCGGTTCTCATCATTGCCGCCATCCTGCACTCCGTCTTCGGCAACCCCCGCTGGGGCTGGAACGTGTTTGCGGAATGGTTCTTTGCGGAGCCGGTGCTTGTAGGGCTCGGCCGGACGCTGCTGCTGACCGTGCTTGGTGCTTTTCTGGGTTTCGTGCTCGGCACGGTTCTGGCGCTCGCCCGTGTTTCGGGTTCGCCCCTGCTTGTCGCGATCTCCTGGACCTATATCTGGATATTCCGTTCCATTCCGCTGATCGTGCTTTTGCTGATCCTCAACAATCTCGGATATCTCTACGAGACCGTGACGATCGGTGTGCCCTATACCGGCATCAATTTCTTCAGCTGGAACACGACGCAGCTGATGACACCCTTTGCCGCAGCGGTTCTGGGGCTGACATTGCATGCCGCGGCTTTCTCATCGGAAATCGTGCGCGGCGGTATCCTCTCGGTGGAACAGGGCCAGCTTGAAGCGGCCGCTTCCCTCGGCCTGCCGCGCCGCCGGCAGTTTTCGCGGATCGTGCTGCCGCAGGCGATGCGGACCATTTTGCCCAATGGTTTCAACGAGATCATTCTGCTCGCAAAGGGCACGTCGCAGGTCTATATCCTCGCGCTGCCGGAACTGTTCTATACGATCCAGATCATCTATCGCCGCAATCTGGAAGTGATCCCGCTGCTGATGGTCGCCACTGTCTGGTATCTGGTGATCCTGACCGCGCTTTCCATCGTTCAGCACCATATCGAACGGCACTTCTCGCGCGGCGCGCTGCGCAATCCGCCGCCCTCGCTGTTTGCCACGCTCTACCGCACCTTCCTGCCGCGCAAGCCTTTGCCGGAAGCGGTGGAGACGCCAGCGCCCGCCATTGAAAGACCTGAACGACCGGCTGCCGCCAGGACAGGAAGTTTCCAGCTCGGCAATCGTGGCGGTTCGGTCAATATCCACGGCGTTTCCAAGTCCTTCGGAACACTGAAGGTGCTGGACGATGTCACGCTCTCCATTCCGGCAGGCAGCGTCACCACCATTCTCGGCCAGTCCGGTTCCGGCAAGTCGACCTTGCTGCGCTCCATCAACCACCTGGAGCGTGTCGACGACGGCTTCATCGCCATCGACGGTGAACTGGTCGGATATCGCCAGAAAGGCGACACGCTTTATGAGCTGAAGGAAAAGGACATTCTGAAACGCCGCGTCGAAGTGGGCATGGTGTTCCAGAGCTTCAACCTGTTCCCGCATCTGACGGCGCTTGAAAACATCGCCGAAGCGCCGGTCGTGGTTCGCGGCATATCGAAAGAACAGGCGGAAGCCGAGGCGCGCGATCTTCTGGCCCGTGTCGGGCTGGCCGAAAAGGCAGGCGCCTATCCGCGCCAGCTTTCTGGCGGGCAGCAGCAGCGCGTGGCGATTGCCCGGGCCTTAGCGCTGCGGCCGAAGGTGCTGCTCTTCGACGAGCCGACATCCGCGCTCGACCCAGAGCTGGTCAATGAGGTGCTCGACGTCATCAAGGAGCTGTCCCGCTCCGGCGTCACGCTCATCATCGTCACCCACGAAATCGGCTTTGCCCGCGAAGTCTCCGACAGGGTCGTCTTCATGGAACAGGGCCGCATTCTCGAAACGGGCACGCCGGAGAAGGTGTTCAACAAGCCGGATCACCCGCGCACGGCCGAATTTCTCGCAAAAGTTCTCTAA
- a CDS encoding Lrp/AsnC family transcriptional regulator, with amino-acid sequence MKLDRIDIKILYELQKNGRITNVELAELVNLSPSPCLMRVKKLQSEGYIEGYSAQININKLGQTLTVFTEITLKNHRQIDFARFLGVVEKIDQVVECHLVSGGYDYLLKFVTSGIVEYQSIMERLTDMDVGIDKYFSFVVLKSPITKSHMPLTSLFPL; translated from the coding sequence ATGAAACTTGACCGGATCGATATCAAGATCCTCTATGAACTGCAGAAAAACGGTCGCATCACCAATGTCGAACTGGCGGAACTCGTCAATCTGTCGCCAAGCCCCTGCCTGATGCGGGTGAAGAAACTTCAGTCGGAAGGTTATATCGAAGGCTATTCGGCGCAGATCAACATCAACAAGCTCGGCCAGACGCTGACGGTCTTCACAGAAATCACCCTCAAGAACCACCGGCAGATCGATTTCGCCCGCTTTCTCGGTGTCGTCGAAAAGATCGACCAGGTGGTGGAATGCCACCTCGTTTCCGGCGGCTACGACTACCTGCTGAAATTCGTCACCTCGGGCATCGTTGAATATCAGTCGATCATGGAGCGATTGACGGATATGGATGTCGGCATCGACAAATATTTCAGTTTCGTGGTGCTGAAATCGCCGATCACCAAATCGCATATGCCGCTGACCAGCCTGTTTCCGCTTTGA
- a CDS encoding ABC transporter substrate-binding protein, which translates to MTFTSRLATATLGAFLSVAGLDSALATDVFDLSPDQPGRIRVEKDPAAVATVPKDFKFATPGKFTVAVSPGGPPLATYATDAKTVVGADPDYALAVADSLGLELELVAVAWADWPLGLASGKYDAVISNVGVTEQRKEKFDFSTYRQGLHGFFVKSDSGITSIREPKDAAGLRIIVGAGTNQERILLKWSDENVAAGLKPIELQYYDDEATRLVALSAGRADVIVQPHAQLVFIAARDKTIKRVGTLSAGWPERSDVAITTRKGSGLADALTLATNDLIKSGAYAKILDRWQLSEEALPESRTNPPGLPKS; encoded by the coding sequence ATGACCTTCACCTCTCGTCTCGCCACGGCCACGCTCGGTGCCTTTCTCTCTGTCGCCGGTTTAGACTCGGCTTTGGCAACGGATGTTTTCGATCTGTCGCCGGATCAGCCCGGTCGTATCAGGGTCGAAAAAGACCCCGCCGCCGTTGCCACCGTGCCAAAGGATTTCAAGTTCGCCACGCCGGGCAAATTCACCGTCGCCGTTTCTCCCGGCGGGCCGCCATTGGCCACCTATGCGACGGATGCGAAGACCGTGGTGGGCGCAGACCCCGATTACGCGCTCGCTGTGGCCGACAGCCTCGGGCTGGAGCTGGAACTGGTGGCCGTGGCCTGGGCCGACTGGCCGCTCGGCCTTGCCTCGGGCAAATATGATGCCGTCATCTCCAATGTCGGCGTGACCGAACAGCGCAAGGAGAAGTTTGACTTCTCCACCTATCGCCAGGGTCTGCACGGCTTTTTCGTCAAATCCGATAGCGGCATAACTTCCATCCGCGAGCCGAAGGATGCGGCTGGTCTGAGGATCATTGTCGGCGCCGGTACCAATCAGGAGCGTATTCTGCTGAAATGGAGCGACGAGAATGTCGCCGCCGGTTTGAAACCGATCGAGCTGCAATATTACGATGACGAAGCCACTCGCCTCGTCGCCCTTTCGGCGGGCCGTGCGGATGTGATTGTCCAGCCGCATGCGCAGCTGGTTTTCATTGCCGCGCGCGACAAGACCATCAAGCGGGTGGGAACGCTTTCGGCCGGCTGGCCGGAGCGCTCCGATGTCGCCATCACCACCCGCAAGGGTTCGGGATTGGCCGACGCGCTGACGCTTGCCACCAATGACCTGATCAAGAGCGGTGCTTACGCAAAAATTCTCGATCGCTGGCAGCTTTCAGAGGAGGCGCTGCCGGAATCGCGCACCAATCCCCCCGGCCTGCCAAAAAGCTGA
- a CDS encoding ABC transporter substrate-binding protein yields the protein MAFSSKLLSLLAGGFFTATAALIPAAHAQEVDLSPEQKGRVRAEKVEEAIKLLPAGHKFIADGKLTVATVPFRLPLVDYASDTKTPIGVEPDIAQLVADSLGLELQLVPIAWADWPLGLASGKYDAVASNITVTEARKEKFDFSSYRNDLLGFYVGNNSKVTSIGKPEDVAGLKVIVGAATNQEQILLKWIKDNKAKGLADTEVQYYDDQAVLDVALQSGRADAYLGPNATSAFQAASQKKTKLVGTFSGGWPEAAEIAVASKKDAGIAEAITAALNAQIKNGNYGKVLARWNLGSEAITESRTNPPGLPKS from the coding sequence ATGGCATTTTCATCGAAATTATTGTCTCTGCTCGCCGGCGGTTTTTTCACCGCCACCGCCGCGCTCATCCCGGCCGCGCATGCGCAGGAGGTTGATCTGTCGCCCGAGCAGAAGGGGCGGGTGCGCGCCGAAAAGGTGGAAGAGGCAATCAAGCTTCTGCCCGCCGGCCACAAATTCATCGCCGACGGAAAACTGACGGTCGCGACCGTTCCCTTCCGCCTGCCGCTGGTGGACTATGCGAGCGACACAAAAACGCCGATCGGCGTGGAGCCGGACATCGCCCAGCTGGTCGCCGACAGCCTCGGCCTTGAGCTGCAGCTTGTGCCCATCGCCTGGGCCGACTGGCCGCTCGGTCTTGCTTCCGGCAAATATGACGCCGTCGCCTCCAACATCACGGTGACGGAAGCCCGCAAGGAAAAGTTCGATTTTTCCAGCTATCGCAACGATCTGCTCGGCTTTTACGTCGGCAATAACAGCAAGGTCACATCAATCGGCAAGCCGGAGGATGTCGCCGGGCTGAAGGTCATCGTCGGGGCCGCCACCAATCAGGAGCAGATCCTGCTGAAATGGATCAAGGACAACAAGGCCAAGGGGCTGGCCGATACCGAGGTGCAATATTACGACGATCAGGCCGTGCTCGACGTCGCCCTGCAATCCGGCCGCGCGGATGCCTATCTCGGCCCCAACGCGACCTCTGCCTTTCAGGCGGCAAGCCAGAAGAAGACCAAGCTTGTCGGTACCTTCTCCGGCGGCTGGCCGGAAGCGGCCGAGATTGCCGTCGCTTCGAAAAAGGACGCAGGCATAGCCGAGGCCATCACCGCCGCGCTGAACGCCCAGATCAAGAACGGCAATTACGGCAAGGTTCTCGCCCGCTGGAATCTCGGTTCCGAAGCCATCACCGAATCCCGCACCAATCCGCCCGGCCTGCCCAAGAGCTGA
- a CDS encoding FAD-binding oxidoreductase, giving the protein MPAPLQQITTSPELPKAADAVIIGGGIVGVFTAYYLARRGLKVALVEKGLVGAEQSSRNWGWCRQQNRDARELPISTQSLALWEQFAAESGEDTGFRRCGLFYLSDNEAELAGWARWRDFALTAGVTTHMLSADEASERGRATGKRWKGGVFSPTDGTADPSMAAPAVARAIIKLGGTVHQNCAARGLETEGGRVSAVVTEKGTIRTKTAIMSGGAWASSFCRQLGIRFPQASVRSSILSVTPGAEGLPDALHTAAVSATKRHDGGYTLAISGLGRIDPTAQQMRFAREFIPMFLKRWRSLRPGGLEGIRGGHETLKRWRLDAPTPMERVRILDPKPNAAAIRETHKRALELLPALSKTRISAAWAGFIDSTPDGVPAIGETSELPGFILAAGFSGHGFGIGPGAGHLIADIVTGSTPLVDAAPYHPSRFLDSSWGKVADF; this is encoded by the coding sequence ATGCCCGCCCCGCTGCAACAGATCACGACATCGCCGGAACTGCCGAAAGCCGCGGACGCCGTCATTATCGGCGGCGGCATCGTCGGCGTTTTTACCGCCTATTACCTCGCCCGGCGTGGCCTGAAAGTGGCACTGGTGGAAAAGGGCCTTGTTGGCGCGGAGCAATCCAGCCGCAACTGGGGCTGGTGCCGGCAGCAGAACCGCGATGCGCGTGAATTGCCGATTTCGACCCAGAGCCTTGCATTGTGGGAGCAATTTGCCGCTGAAAGTGGCGAAGACACCGGCTTTCGCCGTTGCGGATTGTTTTATCTAAGCGACAACGAGGCGGAACTTGCCGGCTGGGCGCGCTGGCGCGATTTTGCCCTCACCGCCGGTGTGACGACGCATATGCTGAGCGCCGATGAGGCAAGTGAGCGCGGGCGCGCCACCGGCAAACGCTGGAAGGGCGGCGTCTTCTCACCCACCGACGGCACGGCCGATCCTTCCATGGCGGCACCCGCCGTGGCGCGCGCCATCATCAAACTCGGCGGCACGGTGCATCAGAATTGCGCCGCACGCGGGCTTGAGACCGAGGGCGGCCGGGTCAGCGCCGTCGTCACCGAAAAAGGCACGATCCGCACCAAAACCGCCATCATGTCCGGCGGGGCCTGGGCGTCCTCCTTCTGCCGCCAGCTGGGCATCCGTTTTCCGCAGGCCTCCGTCCGCTCCTCCATCCTGTCGGTCACGCCAGGTGCGGAAGGCCTGCCGGATGCGCTGCACACCGCCGCCGTCTCCGCAACGAAACGGCACGATGGCGGTTACACGCTCGCCATCAGCGGGCTGGGGCGCATTGACCCGACGGCGCAGCAGATGCGTTTTGCCCGCGAATTTATTCCGATGTTCCTCAAGCGCTGGCGCAGTCTCCGTCCGGGCGGACTGGAAGGCATTCGCGGCGGCCATGAGACGCTGAAACGCTGGCGGCTGGACGCGCCGACCCCGATGGAGCGGGTTCGTATTCTCGATCCGAAACCCAATGCCGCCGCCATTCGCGAGACCCACAAAAGGGCGCTGGAACTTCTGCCCGCTCTCAGCAAAACGCGGATTTCCGCCGCCTGGGCCGGTTTCATCGACAGCACGCCGGATGGCGTTCCGGCCATTGGCGAAACCAGCGAATTGCCCGGCTTTATCCTTGCGGCCGGCTTCAGCGGTCATGGCTTCGGCATCGGACCGGGGGCTGGCCATCTGATCGCCGATATCGTCACGGGGTCGACCCCGCTCGTCGATGCCGCGCCCTATCACCCCAGCCGTTTCCTTGATTCGTCATGGGGCAAGGTCGCGGATTTCTGA
- a CDS encoding ABC transporter ATP-binding protein, which yields MSNLVEIRGLKVEATTDSGRRIDIIKGIDIDIAEGEIVALIGESGSGKTTIALTLMGYARPGCRISGGSVTVAGRDMVQLSEAERARVRGTKISYVPQSAAAAFNPAQKIIDQVIEVTRIHHLMPPQEARKKAVELFKALSLPNPETIGERYPHQVSGGQLQRLSAAMALIGNPQLVIFDEPTTALDVTTQIEVLRAFKSAMRKGGIGGVYVSHDLAVVAQIADRIVVLKGGEVQETGTTKDILENAQHPYTRELLTAFNDKVRVVTPLKQSEATPLLDIDQLIAGYGTKGDDRMPLVRAVDSVSLAVYPGRNLGIIGESGCGKSTLARAIAGILPAASGHVVFEGRELDADARRRTSDQLRRMQIVFQYADTALNPSKAIEDILGRPLTFYHGMKGKVRDARIDELLDMVKLPRSVRHRHPSGLSGGQKQRINFARALAAEPSLIICDEITSALDTVVAAAIIDLLGELQRELNLSYIFISHDLSVVETICDEIVVMYGGQKVEHLETEAIKSPTHPYSKLLFSSVPKLDPTWLDNLQQDAELVRAFSKR from the coding sequence ATGAGCAATCTCGTTGAAATCCGTGGACTAAAGGTCGAAGCCACCACCGATTCCGGCCGCCGCATCGATATCATCAAGGGTATCGACATCGATATCGCCGAGGGCGAAATCGTCGCGCTGATCGGCGAAAGCGGCTCCGGCAAGACTACCATCGCGCTGACCCTGATGGGGTATGCGCGGCCGGGATGCCGCATTTCCGGTGGCAGCGTCACGGTGGCAGGCCGGGACATGGTGCAGCTTTCCGAAGCCGAGCGCGCCAGGGTGCGCGGCACGAAAATATCCTATGTGCCGCAGAGTGCGGCCGCCGCATTCAACCCGGCGCAGAAAATCATCGATCAGGTCATCGAAGTCACCCGCATCCACCACCTTATGCCGCCTCAGGAGGCGCGTAAAAAAGCGGTTGAGCTTTTCAAGGCATTGTCACTGCCCAATCCCGAAACCATCGGCGAGCGTTACCCGCATCAGGTGTCCGGCGGCCAGCTGCAGCGCCTCTCGGCCGCCATGGCGCTGATCGGCAATCCTCAACTGGTGATTTTCGACGAACCGACGACCGCACTTGATGTGACGACCCAGATCGAGGTTCTTCGTGCCTTCAAATCGGCGATGCGCAAGGGCGGCATTGGCGGCGTCTATGTTTCGCACGACCTTGCCGTCGTCGCCCAGATTGCCGACCGGATTGTGGTGCTGAAAGGCGGCGAGGTTCAGGAAACCGGTACGACCAAGGATATTCTGGAGAACGCCCAACACCCCTATACCCGCGAATTGTTGACCGCCTTTAACGACAAGGTGCGCGTCGTGACACCGCTCAAACAAAGTGAGGCGACACCGCTCCTCGATATCGACCAGCTGATCGCCGGTTATGGCACGAAAGGCGATGACCGCATGCCGCTGGTGCGTGCGGTGGATTCCGTCAGCCTTGCCGTCTATCCCGGCCGCAATCTCGGCATCATCGGCGAATCCGGCTGCGGAAAATCGACACTGGCGCGGGCCATTGCCGGCATCCTGCCGGCCGCAAGCGGCCACGTCGTCTTCGAAGGCCGGGAACTCGATGCCGATGCCCGCCGGCGCACCAGCGACCAGCTGCGCCGCATGCAGATCGTTTTCCAGTATGCCGATACCGCGCTCAACCCGTCGAAAGCCATCGAGGATATTCTCGGCCGGCCACTGACTTTCTACCACGGCATGAAGGGCAAGGTCCGGGATGCGCGGATCGATGAGTTGCTCGATATGGTGAAGTTGCCGCGCTCGGTCCGCCACCGCCATCCTTCCGGCCTTTCCGGCGGGCAGAAGCAGCGTATCAATTTCGCCCGTGCGCTCGCGGCCGAACCGTCGCTCATCATCTGCGATGAAATCACCTCGGCGCTCGATACGGTCGTCGCAGCCGCGATCATTGATCTGCTCGGAGAATTGCAGCGGGAACTGAACCTCTCCTACATCTTCATCAGCCACGATCTTTCGGTGGTTGAGACAATCTGCGACGAAATCGTCGTGATGTATGGCGGCCAGAAAGTGGAGCATCTGGAAACCGAAGCAATCAAATCGCCCACCCATCCCTATTCGAAGCTTCTTTTCTCCTCAGTGCCGAAACTCGATCCGACATGGCTTGATAATCTTCAGCAGGATGCGGAGCTGGTGCGGGCGTTTTCCAAACGGTGA
- a CDS encoding GNAT family N-acetyltransferase: protein MSDSFFYTSVKDPLATPLLEELLFEYDSRYGTFFNAEGAKAELNKYPPEAFSPPSGNFLLLLRDGKAIAGGAFMRYDDETAEFKRVWTHSAHRRQGLAKIVLRELEQQAIRQGYARVYLTTGFRQPEAVGLYLTNGYRALFDTAADPETIRSLPFEKFLSDTATSIPDGAPIQAAWPQLSPVHP, encoded by the coding sequence ATGAGCGACAGTTTTTTCTACACATCGGTCAAGGATCCGCTCGCAACCCCGCTTCTGGAGGAGTTGCTGTTCGAATATGACAGCCGTTACGGCACGTTCTTCAATGCGGAAGGGGCCAAGGCGGAGCTGAATAAATATCCGCCGGAAGCCTTCAGCCCGCCATCGGGCAATTTCCTGCTGCTGCTGCGTGACGGCAAAGCGATCGCCGGCGGCGCCTTCATGCGCTACGACGACGAAACGGCGGAATTCAAGCGGGTCTGGACCCATTCCGCCCATCGCCGGCAAGGGCTTGCGAAAATCGTGCTCCGGGAACTGGAGCAGCAGGCGATCCGGCAGGGTTATGCCCGCGTTTATCTGACCACCGGCTTCCGCCAGCCGGAAGCGGTCGGCCTTTATCTCACCAATGGTTATCGCGCTTTGTTCGATACCGCGGCCGATCCCGAGACGATCCGGTCCTTGCCCTTCGAAAAATTTCTTTCCGACACGGCCACCTCCATCCCGGACGGTGCGCCAATACAGGCCGCCTGGCCGCAACTCTCTCCGGTTCATCCCTGA